The nucleotide window GCGGAGGAACTTCGACCGTGACAGACGATCCGGAGGTGACCGACAGTGACTGACAGACGACGACGGACGAGACGGGCGGCCGACGAGCCACTGGTCCGTCGGGAGGTGGGTCGTGGCGACTGAACGACCCGACGCGGCGCCCGGTCGGAAGTCGGGAGTGTACGCGGGGTTCGTCCGGTGGATGGAGAACCTCACCGAGACCCAGTTCGCCTACTTCCTGTTGACGCCGGCGTTGTTGTTGTTGGGCGTCGTCGCCTTCTGGCCGTTGCTCTCGACGTTCCGGCTGTCGTTGTTCGCCGACAACATCACCGGCGCCGCCACCGTCGGCGACTTCGTGTTGTTGGACAACTACGTGGCGATCCTGACGGGCGAACGGAACGCGCTGATGCCGGCGCCGTTCCTCCCGGAGACGCTGACAGTCGGGGCGTTCTTCGAGAGCGCGCTGACGGTGACGTTGATCTTCACCGTCGTCAGCGTCCTGTTCGAGACGCTGATCGGCTTCGGCCAGGCGCTCGTGTTGAACCAGGACTTCAAGGGCCGGAGGTGGGTGCGCGTCGCCATCATCATCCCGTGGGCGATCCCGATCGTCGTCCAGGGGATGATCTTCTACCTGTTCTTCGCCCCCGACGTCGGGATCTTCATCGGCGACGGAGCGTTGTCGCTCCAGGGGCTGGGGCTCCTCTCGGACTCCCCGCTCCAGACGGCACAGGACTCGACGCTGATCGTGATCGTCGCGGACATCTGGAAGACGACCGCGTTCATGGCGTTGTTGATTCTCGCGGGGCTCCAGAGCGTCAACCGCGACCTGTACGACGTGGCGAAGGTCGCGGGCGCGTCGCCGTGGCAGCGGTTCAAGATGATCACCCTGCCGATCGTGTTCCCGACGGTGTTGGTGGCGATGCTGTTCCGGACGATCCAGGCGATGCGCGTGTACGGAGTGATCGAGGCGACGAACGTCGGCTGCAACACGCTGCCGTCGCTGTCGTGTCTCGTCGTCTCCTCGTTCTTCGGCGGGACGCGGCTCGTCGGCACCGCAGCGACCGTCGCGTTCCTGACGGCCGCGATCATCGGGGTCGTCGTGTCGGTGTACATCGTGTTCTACGCACGGGAGGACGTGGAATGAGTCGAGACGACCCAGACACCACGACGGACACAGACGTGGAGACACACGACGACGCGCCGGGGTACGACGCTGCCCGGTCCGAGGACTCGGGCGGCAGCGCAGGTGCCGGCGGCACGGACGCCGACGGGGATCCCAGTGGAACGGACGCCGACGGCACGGACGCCAGCGGCACGGACGCCGCCGACGGTACTCCCACCACCCCGGGAACGACGGCTCCCCCGCTCCGCACCGACGGGATGGGGACGGAGCCGGAGCCCAACAGGGGGATCCTGCAGAAGTGGGTCGACAGCACGATCTCCGACCCGGAGAAGGCGTACCGCGCGATGTTCTACGTCGCCACGATCTTCTTCGTCGTGACGACGCTGTTCCCGTTCTACTGGATGCTCGTCGTCGCCGTGACGCCTGGCAGCTCCTACGCGCTGATCCCGCCGACGCTCGGCGCCGGGTCGTTCGACTCGTTCGTCGACGTGTTCGAGCGGATCGCGTTCGCCCGTTACATGTTCAACAGTCTGTTCCTCGCCACAGTGACGACTGCGTTGGTCCTCCTGCTGGCGAGTCTGGCGGGCTACGTGTTCGGCCGGCTGGAGTTCCCCGGCCGGCGGCCGCTGATGCTGCTCATCCTGGCGATCAGCTACTTCCCCCCGGCGGCGTTCTTCCTCCCGTTGTTCCAGCTGTTCACCGGGAACGTGTTCCCGTGGGTGGAGCTGTACAACACGCCAGGGGCGCTGATCCTCCCCTTCTCGTCGTTGTTCATGCCCCTGTCGATCTTCATCCTCACGACGTTCTACGGGCAGATCCCCGACGGGCTGGAGGACGCCGCCCGCGTCGAGGGGACGACACGGCTGGGGGCGTTGTTCCGCGTGATCGTCCCGCTGTCGGCGCCCGGCGTCGCCACCGCGGGCGTCCTCACGTTCATCGCCGTCTACAACGAGTTCTTCTTCTCGTTCCTGATGACCGACGGCGGGGCACAGGACTGGGCGCCGGTCGTCGGCGGCCTGATCCAGCTCCAACGGGCGGGACAGTTCGAGATCACCTACAGCGTGATGGCCGCCGGCAGCATCATCGCGGTGTTGCCGGTGACGCTTCTGGTCGTGGTCGCACAGGAGAAGATCGTCAGCGGCCTCACCTCGGGGGCGCTCAAGGAGTAACAGAACATGGCACGAGTCAAACTCGACGGCGTCACCAAGCGCTACGACGACGTAACGGCGGTCGAAGACATGAACCTGGACATTCGAGACGGGGAGTTCGTCTGTCTCGTCGGTCCCTCCGGCTGTGGGAAGTCGACGACGATGGAGACCATCGCCGGGCTGACCAAGCCCACGTCGGGGAGCGTCAACATCGGGGACCGCGACGTGACGCGGCTCCCGCCGAAGGATCGCGGGATCTCGATGGTGTTCCAGAACATCGCCCTGTTCCCGCACATGGACGTGTACGACAACATCTCCTTCGGCCTCCGCCTGCGCGACTACGACGGCGAGGAGATCGACCGTCGCGTAGAGGAGGCCGCGGAGATCGTCCAGATGAGCGGGATGCTCGACCGGATGCCCGACGAGATGTCCGGCGGGCAGCGCCAGCGCGTCGCCATCGCCCGCGCCATCGTCCGCCAGCCGGAGGTGTTCCTGATGGACGAGCCGTTGGCGAACCTAGACGCCAAGCTCCGGGTGTCGATGCGGACGGAGCTCCAACGACTCCACAAGGAACTGGACACGACGATCATCTACGTCACCCACAACCAGGCGGAGGCGATGACGATGTCCGACCGGATCGCCGTCCTCAATCAGGGTGAGCTCCAGCAACACGACCCGCCGTTGGTGTGTTACAACGAGCCGACGAACAAGTTCGTCGCCGGCTTCATCGGCTCCCCGTCGATGAACTTCACTGCGGGTGAACTCACCGCGACCGGGTTCTCCTCGGAGTACTTCGACGTGGAGTTCGACACGGGCGACTTCGAGCGACACGTCGGCGACTCGGTCGACCTCGGTATCCGGCCGGAGGACGTCTCCCCGGTCGAGGCCACCGGCGAGGCCCGCGACCCCACCCACCCGGTCGACGCCACGGTGGACGTGATGGAGCCGATGGGCGACGAGATCTTCGTCTACCTCGTCCTGTCGGACGACGTGGGCGTCGGGATGGGGCGTGGTGCCAGCGGTGCCGACCGTCTGCTGATGTCCGTCTCGCCCGACAGCACCATCGAGGAGGGCGACGACATCAGCGTCCGGCTCGACCGCGCGAAGTTCCACCTGTTCGACGGACGCGGGGAGGCGATCACCCACAGCGTCGCCTCGCCGGCGAACTCGACGGCCGACGCCGGGGCCGGAACCGGCACGGAGGAGGCGGAGTAGCGTGGCCTCCGTGTTGTACCTCGTCGCCGTGTCCGCGTTGTTCGTCCCGTGGGTGTACGGGCTGTACGCGCTCGGCCGCGACACGAAGAACCGCCTGCTCCCGGCCATCCGCCAGTACCGCCGCGGACGCCGCCGCCAGAAGGAGGAGGCGGAACGAGAGGAGGAACGCGAGGAACGCCGGCGACAGCTCTACTGAGCGCCGGCCGTCACCCCAGTTCGAACGGAACGTGAGTGTTAACAACTGATGTACACAACTTCGACAAGATGACAGAGACCCGGGTCGGTATCGTGGGCCTCGGAGGGATCGCACACCACCACGCGGAGCGACTCGTCGAGACGGACGCACGGCTGGTCGGCGGGATGGACGTGGCCGAGTCGGCCCGCGAGCGGTTCGGCGACACCTTCGACGTCGTGACGTTCGCCGACGCCGCTCCCCTGTTCGAACAGATCGACGCCGTCGTCGTGACGACGCCCAACCGCTTCCACGAGGAGTACGCCGTCGCGGCCTTGGAGGCCGGACTGGACGTGCTCATCGAGAAGCCGTTGGCCCACACCGTCGACAGCGCCGAACGCATCGCCGCCGCCGCCCGCGAGGCGCCCGGTTTCCTCGTGGTCGGGTTCAACAACCGCTTCGCTCCGCCGGTGGAGGTGTTACACGACCGCGTCGCCGCCGGCGAACTCGGCGAGATCACCCACGTCGAGGCCAACTACGTCCGCCGGCGGGGTGTCCCCGGCCGCGGGTCGTGGTTCACCGACGAGGCCGTCGCCGGCGGCGGCGCGCTCGTCGACCTCGGCGTCCACGCCGTCGACCTCGCCTTACACCTCGCCGGCTTCCCCGCCGTCCGCGAGGTGTCCGGAGTCACCCGTTCCGAGTTCGGCGGCGACGAGGAGTACGCCTACCTGGAGATGTGGGGCGACGACGACGGTCCCGAGGCGTTCGACGTCGAGGACTCCGCGTCCGCGTTCCTCCGCTTCGACGGCGGCACCACCGTCTCGCTGGAGGCTGCCTGGGCCGTCAACCGCCCGCCGACCCAGGAGTTCTTCGTCCGCGGCACCGACGGCGGCGCCCGCTTCGACCGCGCGACCGGCGAACTCACCCTGTTCGACGCCGGCACCGACGGCGGCCACCACCTCGCCGACACGGAGATCCGGACCCGCGACGGAGACTCCCACCGCGCCGAACAACGCGCGTTCCTGGAGGCGGTTCGGGCGGGTGAAGCGCCCGAGCGGAACACCGTGGCGGAGGGGCTGGCCGTCCAACGGGTGTTGTCCGCGATCTACGAGTCCGACGAGTCCGGGTCGGCCGTGGAACTGTAGTCGGGTCGATTCGTTCGGCTCTCTGGCCTCGTCGTGGGGCGAACGACGGTCGAGACCACCCGTCCCACCACCGAACAGACACGGAGACGACCGACCCACACACGGGTAGTTAACAGCCACCCCCACTCAACTGTTGCCGTGCGCGCAGCAGTGTTACGCGAGTACGGCGAGCCGCTCGAAGTAACCGAGATCTCGGCTCCGGAGCCGGACCCACACGGCACGGTCGTGGCGGTCGAGGCCTGCGGCGTCTGTCGGTCGGACTGGCACGCCTGGCAGGGCCACGGGGAGTGGGCGGACGACCAGGTCCCCCTGGACTTCGTCCTCGGCCACGAGCCCGCCGGCGAGGTCGTCGCCGTCGGCGACGACGTAGAGCGCGTCGAGGTCGGCGACAGGGTCGCAGTGCCGTTCGACCTGGGCTGTGGCGCGTGTCTGGAGTGTACGAACGGCCACGGCAACACCTGTCTCGACGGGGCGGCGCTGGGGTTCGAACGCGCGGCGCCGGGGGCGTTCGCAGAACGAGTGCACGTCCCGAACGCCGACTACAACGCCCTGCCGCTGCCCGAGGGGGTCGCGGCCCGAGACGTGGCGGCGTTGGGCTGTCGGTTCACCACGGCGTACCACGCCCTGGCCCACCGCGCGGACGTGACGGCCGGCGACTGGGTGGCGGTCCACGGTGCAGGCGGCGTCGGCCTGTCGGCGATCCACGTCGCCGACGCCACCGGAGCACGCCCCGTCGCGGTGGACGTCGACGACGCGGCACTCGAACGAGCAGAGACGGCAGGCGCGGCGGCGACCGTCGACGCGACGGAGACCGACCCGGTCGAAGCGATCCGAGCGCTGACGGCCGACCGCGGCGGCGAGGGGGCCCACGTCTCCGTCGACGCGCTCGGGCGGGCAGAGACGTGTCGCAACTCCGTGGACTGTCTCCGGCAGCGAGGCACCCACGTCCAGGTGGGGCTGACGACGGACGCGGAGGCGGGCGAGGTGGCGTTGCCGATCGACGAGATCACGCGGTGGGAGATCGACGTGGTCGGGTCCCGTGGGATGCCGCCGACACACTACGACGAACTCCTGGGGCTGCTGGCGTCGGGCGCGGTCGACCCGAGCGTGTTGGTCGGCCGGGAGCTGTCGCTGTCGGAGGTGCCGGATCGGCTGGCGGCGATGACGGACTACGAGACGGACGGCGTAGAGGTGTTGACCTTCGAGTGACTGACGACCGCAACGGGGTCGACGGGGACGACGACGTTCGGTTCGACACGGACGGCCCGTCCACGCCGGCCCGGGAGCTCGCCCGCGACTGTCTCGCGGCGGGCGTCCGAGCGGCGCGTCCGGCGGCAGCCGTCGCCGACGGCGTCCACGTCACGGACGGCCAGCTCCGGGTCGCCGACACGCGGACGACGACGGAGACTGAGACTGAGACTGAGACAGAGACTGAGACGGTGACGGCAGATCTCGCGGCCGCAGACCGACTGGTGGTCGTCGGCGGCGGGAAGGCGGCGCCGGCGCTGACGCGGGCGCTCGTCGACCGACTCACGGCTGCGGGCCACCCCCCGGGCGACGGGGTCGTCCTCGTCCCCCCGACGGCGGCCGGCGAGGGGCCGGGACGGGTGCGGTTCGCGGCCGGCGGTCACCCGACACCCACGGCCGAGGGGGTAGCGGCGACCCGCGAGGCGCTGACGCTCCTCGACGACGCGGGCCGAGAGACGGTCGTGCTCGCACCGATCACGGGCGGCGGGAGCGCACTCCTCGCAGCTCCGGCTCCGGGCGTCGACCACGAGGCGGTCGCAGCCGTCACGACCGACCTGCTCGCGGCCGGCGCGACGATCCGGGAGACGAACGCCGTCCGGACGGCGCTGTCGGCGGTGAAAGGCGGCCGGCTGGCCACACGCGCCGCCCCGGCGCGGGTGGTCGCCGTCGTCGTCAGCGACGTGGTCGGGGACGACCCGGCCGTCGTCGCCAGCGGCCCGACCGTCCCTCGACGCGACCGCCCGGATCCGCTCGCGGTGCTCGACGGCTACGACCTCGCGTCGCCCGCGGTCCGGCGGGTGATCCGGAACGACGACACACCCCCGACGCCGGCGCCCGACGGCGAGACAGCGGCCCGAACGGACACGGCCGTCGTCGCGGGCGGCCGGCGGGCGGTCGACGCCGCCGTCGCCCGTGCCCGCGACCGCGGCGCCAGAGCCGTCTCGCTGGGTGAGACGACGGGCGAAGCACGACGCCGCGGTCGCCGTGCCGGCGGGCTCGCGGCCGCACTCGCACCGGGCGACCGTCCCGTGGTCGTCGTCACCGGCGGGGAGACGACTGTCACCGTCCGCGGCGACGGCGTCGGCGGGCCGAACTGCGAGTACGCGCTCGCGGCCGGGCTGACGCTCGCCGACGCGGACGCCGGTCGGGAGACGGTCGTCGCCGCCGTCGACACGGACGGCCACGACGGCTCGACTGCCGCCGCCGGCGGCGTCGTCGACGGCACGACCGTCACCGACCCGGCGAGCGCGCGGGCGGCACTCGCCGACAACGACAGCCTGTCGTGGCTCGCGGACGCCGACGGCCGCCTCCGGTCCGGCCCGACCGGGACGAACGTGAACGACCTCCGCGTGACGGTCCGGCTGCCGGACGGGTAGTGGCGCCGCCGTGGGGTTCGACACTCGAGAGAGAGTGAGACCGCGGGAGGCCGTCAGGCCTCGTCGTCTTCGCCGTCTTCGTCGTCCGCGTCGGCCTCTGCCTCCTCGGCGCGCTCCGTCAGCTCGACGGAGCCGCCGGCCTGTTCGATCTCCGCCCGCGCACCGGACGTGAACGCGTCGGCGGTGACGTGGAGTTCCTGCCGGGCCTCACCGTTGCCCAGCACCTTCACCACGTCCACCTCGTGGCCGTCCTCGGCCACGTCGCGGGCGTCCAGGTGGTAGGCACCGTCCGCCTGCTCGGCGACCCCCTCGGCCGCCAGCAGCGCGGCGTCCTCGTCCAGTTCCTGGACGGACACCTCCGCGACCACGTCCTGGGCCTTCTCCGGCGGGGAGAACCCGTGTTTCCCCAGGGGCGGGTGGTTGTGGTACTCGTGTTTGTCGCGGCCGGCCGCACCGCGACCGCCTCTGTGGCCGGCGCCACGGTTGTGCTTGTGCGAGCCGCCGCCGTGCGTGCGCGTCCCACGCTGGCGCTTCTTCTTGCTCGTCATCGCATGTCCTCCAGGAGTTCGTCGATCTCCTCGGTCGTGTGTCGACCCAACTGTCCGCCGTCGGTGACTGGCTGTTTGATCCCGTCGTGACCGCCACGCGGGGCGTGGAGCCGGAACACCGGCGCGAGGCCGGCCTCACGGAGCGTGGTCTCTTCGGCGACCAACGCCTCCGCCAGCGCGTCGGCGTCGTCGTACGCCGTCTCCGCCGCGATCCACTCGTCGTCGACGTCGGCGTCACCCTCGACGGGCTCGCCGCGGCGACGCAGCAACATCGCCACCGTCTCGGCGGACGGCTCGCCGAAGGCGACGTAGTCGTTCACCTTCGCCACCATCCCGTCGTAGCTGTCCCGCTCGGGGACGAGCGTCGCGTGGTTGACGGAGTGGAGGTTGAGCATGGCCAGGGTGTCGTGGATGTCGTCGGACATGTCGACCTCGCCGCGAAGCTGGACGATCGCCCGCATCACTCGCTCACCCCTTCGCGTGCCTCCCGTTGGACCCGGCGTGCGCGGTCCGGCGTCCGGGCCTGCGAGGCGCTCACCAGGGCGTTGAACGTGGCCTTCGCCAGGTTCACCGTCGTCCGGGTGTTGCCGTTCGAGGAGGTCCAGGCGTCTTCGACGCCCGCCAGATCGAGGATGTTGCGGACGGTCTCTGCGCCCGCAAGCCCGAGCCCCTGCGGGGCGGGCTTGATCTCCACCTCGACGGAGCCGGCCTTCCCCTCTGCCGTCCGGGTGAGGGAGTTGCGGCCGCCCGCGGAGTCTTCCCACGAGCCGGAGCCCCGGTCGACGCTGATGACCTGGAGCTTCGCCACGTCGATCGCCTTCTCGATGGCGCCGCCGACCTGGTCGTCCCGGGCCTCGGCGTAGCCGAGGTAGCCGTTGCGGTTGCCCACCGCGACGGCGACGCGGAACTTCACCCGCCGCCCGGAGTCGGTCATCCGCTGGACCATGTTGATGTCCAGCACCTCGTCGTCCATGTTCGGCAGCATCTGGTCGACGATCTCCGGCTCCTTCAGCGGGAGCCCCGTCGCCAGCGCCTCGTCCATCGAGGTCACGTCACCTGCCTGTACCTGTCGGCCGAGCCGCGTCTGCGGCGTCCAGCCGCTGTCGTTGGCGCTCATGTTACTCGAACTCCTCCGTCAGTGTTGCACGCACGTCGTCGAAGTGCTCGGGCAGGTCCGCCGCGTCGAACTCGCCGCTGTACAGCGGCTCGTCCAGCTGCTCGTCGTACTCGGCGATGTGCTCGCCACGGTTGCGTGGCCAGTCCGCCAGCACGTCCTCGTTGTGCGGGATCTGGAGTCCCGCGTCGATCGCGCCCTCCTGCACCGCGAACACCTTGTTGCCGGGCGTGGCCGTGTTGAGGCCGATGTCTAACACCGCCTCCTCCAGGCCAGCCGCGACGGCTCGCAGTCCCGCGAGGTACCCCGTCAGGTACGCGCTCGGCAGGTTCCCCGTTGGAGCCTCCCAGCCGTACTCCGACAGGTCCTCGCTGGACGCGGCCGCGTGTGTCTCGTCGCCCTCCGGACCGGGACTGACCAGCTGCGCCCTGACGTGTCGGTTGGAAACCCGCGCAACGAGACGCGGCTTCCCGGATTTCAACAGGCGCAACCTCTGGTGGTAGTCGGTCCGAACCTCGCGGCGACGCCGCATCGATACGTTGTATCGTGGTCCGGTTGCCATCAGTCGTCCTCCAGTGTTACGTCGTAGTTCTCCTCGACGTACGAATCGAGCCGGCGGACGTCTTCGAACTCGCCGCCGGACGCTTTGTCGTACAGTTCGCGGTACTGCGAGCTGTCGAGGGGGCCGTCGTCGCGCAGTTCACGCAGCCGTTCCCGCTGTGCCCGGATCCGTTGGATCCAGTCGTCGCGCTCGTCCTGGCGACCGCCTGCCTGCCCCTTCCGGGTGCCGGCGCCGGTGCCGTGGCCGTACGAGCGGGTCTCGGCGCGTTCGCGGGCACGACCCTGGGAGTTGGACTCGGCGTCCTCCGCCTGGATCGTCCCCTGCTCGATCTGTTCGCGGATGTCCTCGCGTGTGATCGCGTCCGCGAGCTCCGACTGTGCCTCCGGGTCGAGCCAGACGCGGTCGACACCGACGTCGAGCTCGTCGGCCGCGAGTCGCTTCTGTGCGCTGAGGTCAGTCATCGCCGTTCACCTCCACCTCGACGTACGTCGGGTTGAGCACGCGGATCTCCCGTTGCTCACACTCGTCTTCGATCCGTTCACGCTTCCGTCCGCCCACCTTCGAGGCGATTCGGACGGCCTCCGTGTCCGGGTCGACGCCTTCGAGATCGTCCGTGTTGTGGACCCGCACCTCCTCGAAGCCGCTGGGGTGGAGATCGCGCGACGCCGTCGGCGACCGGAAGCCGGCCTGGACGGTGTCGCCTTTCCCCTTCATCCCGCGGCGTTGCTTCGAGAGCGTGCCGCGCGGTCGCCGCCACGAGGTGGACACGCGCTTCTTCTTGTGGTGGTCCTGACGGTTGAACTTCGGCGTGTTCTCGCGGTGCTTCTGGGCGAGCGCACGCGCCGTCTCCGCGTCCAACTCCGGCGTCTTGTCCGCGTGACCCCGGGGACGCAGCTCCGTCTCGGCGTCCGTCTCCTCGTCGTCCGTCTCGACTTCCTCTTCGGTGTCGTCTTCGATCTCGGCTTCCGTCTCCTCGTCGACCTCGAGGCCGCCGACGTCCGCCTTGACCCGGGCCGCCAGCGCGTTGCCGACGCCGTCGACGTCCGCGAGCTCCGACTGGGCGGCCGCCTTCACGTC belongs to Halobaculum sp. MBLA0143 and includes:
- a CDS encoding carbohydrate ABC transporter permease — encoded protein: MGTEPEPNRGILQKWVDSTISDPEKAYRAMFYVATIFFVVTTLFPFYWMLVVAVTPGSSYALIPPTLGAGSFDSFVDVFERIAFARYMFNSLFLATVTTALVLLLASLAGYVFGRLEFPGRRPLMLLILAISYFPPAAFFLPLFQLFTGNVFPWVELYNTPGALILPFSSLFMPLSIFILTTFYGQIPDGLEDAARVEGTTRLGALFRVIVPLSAPGVATAGVLTFIAVYNEFFFSFLMTDGGAQDWAPVVGGLIQLQRAGQFEITYSVMAAGSIIAVLPVTLLVVVAQEKIVSGLTSGALKE
- a CDS encoding 50S ribosomal protein L19e codes for the protein MTDLSAQKRLAADELDVGVDRVWLDPEAQSELADAITREDIREQIEQGTIQAEDAESNSQGRARERAETRSYGHGTGAGTRKGQAGGRQDERDDWIQRIRAQRERLRELRDDGPLDSSQYRELYDKASGGEFEDVRRLDSYVEENYDVTLEDD
- a CDS encoding ABC transporter ATP-binding protein — protein: MARVKLDGVTKRYDDVTAVEDMNLDIRDGEFVCLVGPSGCGKSTTMETIAGLTKPTSGSVNIGDRDVTRLPPKDRGISMVFQNIALFPHMDVYDNISFGLRLRDYDGEEIDRRVEEAAEIVQMSGMLDRMPDEMSGGQRQRVAIARAIVRQPEVFLMDEPLANLDAKLRVSMRTELQRLHKELDTTIIYVTHNQAEAMTMSDRIAVLNQGELQQHDPPLVCYNEPTNKFVAGFIGSPSMNFTAGELTATGFSSEYFDVEFDTGDFERHVGDSVDLGIRPEDVSPVEATGEARDPTHPVDATVDVMEPMGDEIFVYLVLSDDVGVGMGRGASGADRLLMSVSPDSTIEEGDDISVRLDRAKFHLFDGRGEAITHSVASPANSTADAGAGTGTEEAE
- a CDS encoding 50S ribosomal protein L32e; protein product: MADDEIEALEDISGVGASKAEALREAGYESVEDVKAAAQSELADVDGVGNALAARVKADVGGLEVDEETEAEIEDDTEEEVETDDEETDAETELRPRGHADKTPELDAETARALAQKHRENTPKFNRQDHHKKKRVSTSWRRPRGTLSKQRRGMKGKGDTVQAGFRSPTASRDLHPSGFEEVRVHNTDDLEGVDPDTEAVRIASKVGGRKRERIEDECEQREIRVLNPTYVEVEVNGDD
- a CDS encoding 30S ribosomal protein S5 — encoded protein: MSANDSGWTPQTRLGRQVQAGDVTSMDEALATGLPLKEPEIVDQMLPNMDDEVLDINMVQRMTDSGRRVKFRVAVAVGNRNGYLGYAEARDDQVGGAIEKAIDVAKLQVISVDRGSGSWEDSAGGRNSLTRTAEGKAGSVEVEIKPAPQGLGLAGAETVRNILDLAGVEDAWTSSNGNTRTTVNLAKATFNALVSASQARTPDRARRVQREAREGVSE
- a CDS encoding zinc-dependent alcohol dehydrogenase family protein; its protein translation is MRAAVLREYGEPLEVTEISAPEPDPHGTVVAVEACGVCRSDWHAWQGHGEWADDQVPLDFVLGHEPAGEVVAVGDDVERVEVGDRVAVPFDLGCGACLECTNGHGNTCLDGAALGFERAAPGAFAERVHVPNADYNALPLPEGVAARDVAALGCRFTTAYHALAHRADVTAGDWVAVHGAGGVGLSAIHVADATGARPVAVDVDDAALERAETAGAAATVDATETDPVEAIRALTADRGGEGAHVSVDALGRAETCRNSVDCLRQRGTHVQVGLTTDAEAGEVALPIDEITRWEIDVVGSRGMPPTHYDELLGLLASGAVDPSVLVGRELSLSEVPDRLAAMTDYETDGVEVLTFE
- the rpmD gene encoding 50S ribosomal protein L30, translating into MRAIVQLRGEVDMSDDIHDTLAMLNLHSVNHATLVPERDSYDGMVAKVNDYVAFGEPSAETVAMLLRRRGEPVEGDADVDDEWIAAETAYDDADALAEALVAEETTLREAGLAPVFRLHAPRGGHDGIKQPVTDGGQLGRHTTEEIDELLEDMR
- a CDS encoding Gfo/Idh/MocA family protein → MTETRVGIVGLGGIAHHHAERLVETDARLVGGMDVAESARERFGDTFDVVTFADAAPLFEQIDAVVVTTPNRFHEEYAVAALEAGLDVLIEKPLAHTVDSAERIAAAAREAPGFLVVGFNNRFAPPVEVLHDRVAAGELGEITHVEANYVRRRGVPGRGSWFTDEAVAGGGALVDLGVHAVDLALHLAGFPAVREVSGVTRSEFGGDEEYAYLEMWGDDDGPEAFDVEDSASAFLRFDGGTTVSLEAAWAVNRPPTQEFFVRGTDGGARFDRATGELTLFDAGTDGGHHLADTEIRTRDGDSHRAEQRAFLEAVRAGEAPERNTVAEGLAVQRVLSAIYESDESGSAVEL
- a CDS encoding carbohydrate ABC transporter permease; amino-acid sequence: MATERPDAAPGRKSGVYAGFVRWMENLTETQFAYFLLTPALLLLGVVAFWPLLSTFRLSLFADNITGAATVGDFVLLDNYVAILTGERNALMPAPFLPETLTVGAFFESALTVTLIFTVVSVLFETLIGFGQALVLNQDFKGRRWVRVAIIIPWAIPIVVQGMIFYLFFAPDVGIFIGDGALSLQGLGLLSDSPLQTAQDSTLIVIVADIWKTTAFMALLILAGLQSVNRDLYDVAKVAGASPWQRFKMITLPIVFPTVLVAMLFRTIQAMRVYGVIEATNVGCNTLPSLSCLVVSSFFGGTRLVGTAATVAFLTAAIIGVVVSVYIVFYAREDVE
- a CDS encoding 50S ribosomal protein L18; translated protein: MATGPRYNVSMRRRREVRTDYHQRLRLLKSGKPRLVARVSNRHVRAQLVSPGPEGDETHAAASSEDLSEYGWEAPTGNLPSAYLTGYLAGLRAVAAGLEEAVLDIGLNTATPGNKVFAVQEGAIDAGLQIPHNEDVLADWPRNRGEHIAEYDEQLDEPLYSGEFDAADLPEHFDDVRATLTEEFE
- a CDS encoding DUF4147 domain-containing protein, giving the protein MTDDRNGVDGDDDVRFDTDGPSTPARELARDCLAAGVRAARPAAAVADGVHVTDGQLRVADTRTTTETETETETETETVTADLAAADRLVVVGGGKAAPALTRALVDRLTAAGHPPGDGVVLVPPTAAGEGPGRVRFAAGGHPTPTAEGVAATREALTLLDDAGRETVVLAPITGGGSALLAAPAPGVDHEAVAAVTTDLLAAGATIRETNAVRTALSAVKGGRLATRAAPARVVAVVVSDVVGDDPAVVASGPTVPRRDRPDPLAVLDGYDLASPAVRRVIRNDDTPPTPAPDGETAARTDTAVVAGGRRAVDAAVARARDRGARAVSLGETTGEARRRGRRAGGLAAALAPGDRPVVVVTGGETTVTVRGDGVGGPNCEYALAAGLTLADADAGRETVVAAVDTDGHDGSTAAAGGVVDGTTVTDPASARAALADNDSLSWLADADGRLRSGPTGTNVNDLRVTVRLPDG
- a CDS encoding uL15m family ribosomal protein, with the translated sequence MTSKKKRQRGTRTHGGGSHKHNRGAGHRGGRGAAGRDKHEYHNHPPLGKHGFSPPEKAQDVVAEVSVQELDEDAALLAAEGVAEQADGAYHLDARDVAEDGHEVDVVKVLGNGEARQELHVTADAFTSGARAEIEQAGGSVELTERAEEAEADADDEDGEDDEA